Genomic DNA from Salinibacter pepae:
GTGACCGGCAGGCTCTGCTCGTCGTCCCCCTGATACAACTGAACGGTACGGACCGAGGCGGACGGCGGGGCCAGTTCGGGCTGAACTGTTGCCGGGGCCGGAGCGGACGAGTCGGCCTGTTCCACCTCCTCCGTTGACTTGCACCCCATCGTTAAAGCGACCGCTAGGGCACAAACGAGGAGCCCGAACGCCCAACGGGAGACGACGCGCATGTTACCGATTGCGTGGCTCATTGTGGTTGGCGAAAGGGGCACTGTTACACCGAGACGTCTCCGTTGGGGATTTGCTTGACCCAACCAGCAGTCGAGAGGCATGGTTCGGAACCGGACGGCGAGGCCGACCGGCCCGGTTCGGGGTCCCCGAATCGACTGCCCGCCTCTCCCACCACGCAAAGACGGAGGCTCGTTCCTCATCTCCGAGCGCCCGGGCCCGGCGTGCCCCCCTGGCGGCCCATCGCCGCGCCGCCGCCATCGAGTCCGCCCGCAGGGCCGCCTTGGCCCCCCACGCCGCACGCTGCAGTTCCCATGCCCGGTGCCAGGCCCGCGGCCGGCCGGCGCGTACCGGCACACCCAGCCCCTCCCACAGGGGCAGTGCCCGGCGGTACCGCCGTGCGTCCATCCACCGGACCGCCCGCCAAGCCTGTACCTCGGCGTCCTGGGCCCTCGCCCCCGCCAGGCGGCGGGCCTGCGCGGCTGCGGAGCCTGCACTCGTGAGCCCCCGAACGGCGGCGGGACGGTCGGCGATCGCGTCCCGGAGGGCGAGGCGGGCCCGAAGGCCATGGGCGTAGTCCGGCGCCTGTGCCCGGGCTTGGGCGTACAGCGCCCGGGCCGTGTCCGGGGCCCGTCGCAGCACAGCCGCGTCGGCCCCTGCAACCTGGAGCGGGACCGTCCGGGCCGCCACCGAGAGCGTGTCGATCTGGCGCCACACGGCGTCCGGCCGTCCCTGGGCGAGCCGGTGGCGGGCCAACGCCGCGTGGGCCGCCGCGTACTGCGGCTGTGCGTCGAGGGCCTTTTTCAGGTGACGTACCATCTCGGTGGTGTCGCGGCGCCGCGCGGCCCGCTGCGCCGTCTGGTAGTCCCGCCGCGCCGGGGGCACATGGTGGGGACAGTCGGTCTCGAAGAGGGACGGGCGCGTAAACTGCCGGGCGACCACATCGTGGGCCGCCCGCGACACGGTGGACGCCCGACGAAGATGGGCCGCCCACTCGTTTGCAAGCGTGCCCAGCGACCGTCCGTACACGGTTTCAAAATTCCCCCAGGCGTAGACGCGCCTGAGCCGCGCCGCGCCGTACTGGTCGAGCAGGTACCGGACGAACGATCCCATCGTGGCGTACGAGACGGGTCCCCGGCTCGTCCAGAAGCCCCAGGGCGACAGCCGCTGTGCCACCGCCCCCGCCTCGGCGGCGAGCGTGGTGGTCGTGTCGGAATGGGCCGCGGTGCGGACGAGGTCATCGGGGGGCGGCCCCGGCGACGGCGGCTCCAGGGCCACCGCCCATCCTTCGATGAGTCCCGGTGCCCAGGAGGCCTGAAGCCCGGGCAAGCCGTAGGGACGACTGACGACGTGTGCCAGCTCGTGGCCCAGGCTCTGCGACACCCGATCGCGGAGCAGGTGCACCTGCGGGGTGTCGAGCCACACCGGCGTCACGCTCGTCGTGCGGGCGCCGGTGAGACGCCCTTTCGTGTCTGGGTTCGGGTAGATGTAGCTCTGGATTCGAGGGCGTTCCGCGTCGGCTTCCAGGCCCAGCCGGCGCCGCACCCAGTCGTACTCCGCCTCGTGGGCGGCGGCGAGGTCTGCGGCGGCGGCCGCGTCGACCTGCGTCGAATCGTAGTAGAGGTCAAAGTGGGGCGTCCGCGTGTGCCCGGCAAGGCGCTCTTGCAGGGAGGCCGCCGTCGTGTTGATCCCGAGGGCAGCGGAGAACGCATACCCTATCCCGAGGACAAGGACACACGCAAGAACGCCCCCCCAGGACCCGTGCCCCCGCACCCGATGCCCGAGGAGCACAGCCAGCAGGGCCCAGAGCAGCGTCAGGCCCCGAAAGGCAAAGAGCCCCGGGCGAACGGCCAGTTGCTCGTCGTAAATGGGGCCCAGCACGCCTCCGAAGACATGATTGTAGGTGTAGAACTGCGGATGCAGGCCCAGGTCGTAGAGCGGCCCGGCCACGACGAGAAGCGCTCCGAGGCCGCTCAGCACCCACCCCGGTCGCGACACCGGCAGTCCCCGAAGCAGATACGCCACCGCCACCGCGAACACGACCGTGATCCCCGGAAACAGGACGTAGAAAAGAAGTCCCTGTCCCAGGGTGCAATTCGGCGCCCAGGCCTGCGCAAGCAGGAGTACCGCGAGCGGGACGAGAAGGGCCGCCGCCTGGCGCCCCATCACCGGCCACACCGACATCGACGTGGCGTCGAACGCCCGAACGGCCGCCCCCCCGCTGATGAAATAGGCCGCCAGGGCCACCACCGCGGCGGACTCGGCCTGCAACACGTTGAGGAGAGGGATCGGGGCCAACAACAGGCCCAGCACAAGATACGCAGCGGCGGCGCGGCGCATTGACGCATCAACGACAGACAAAACGACAACGCTGGGAGCCTACAGGAGCGCAAACGACACCCCGACCGATATGGCCTCCCTGATCTGGATTGCGCTGGAGGTGTCCTCGTCGAAGAGCGCAACGAACTCCAGGTCCGTGGTAATCCAGTCGTTCACTTGGAGGTTGATGACATTGTCCCAGACGGCATCGGGGGGATTGTCGAGCTGGTTCACAGCAAAGAAAACGTCGAGTTGCGACCGGTACCGGATGCTTTCGGAAAGCTGCTGGTCCAGGTTTGCAGAAAACTGTCCTCCGGCCTCCGACCGCACCAGATTGTCCGGATCCACCCCGTAGAGGACCCGAAAGTCCGGTTCGGCCACGACCGTCTGCTTCGCGGCAACGCCCAACCGGAGCGAGAGCGGATCGAGTGGATCGTAGGTAAGACCGATCGACTCCGTGACGGTCCCCGGGGCAAAAAACGAGGAGGTCCGGACGGGAAGGTCCTCATCGCTCCGCGCCGCTTCATCGGGATACGGATTATCGGAGTACGCAAACCCAGGCGCAAATTGCGTCCGAAGGTCCCCGGCCAGGGTGGGACTGAACGTGTTGAAAAAGCCGTCCCCCTGATACTGCAAGTTGGCCTGCAGGCGGATCCGGTCCTCCGCCTTTCGGACCTCTTGGTCTTCCTGATTGATGTAGCCGAGGGCGAACCGTGCGCTGTACGCCTGTGCCCAGCGGTCCCCCTTCTGCTCGGTGGCCCCGTCCAGCGAGGTCGTAAACGACAGCGAGTTGACCCCTCCCTCCTGCCAGTTGCGATACGCGGCCTGCGAGACGGAAATCTTGCCGGTCAGTTCTGACTCCCACTCCGCATCGGCCGTATCGGAGGTCGGACTCTCTTGGGGATTGGGGAGCGAGGGCAGTCCCGGCTGGGCCGAAGCGGGGACTCCCACCAGGACGAGACAAAGGACTGCGAGGGCGCTAGAAATGAGATGATAGGGCATCGCGTCGGAAAGCTAGAAAAAAAATAAAACGAGACCAACCGGCAACACTACGACCAGCCGCCAGCAGTCAAGGCCACTCCGCAACGCAAAAAGCCCTTGCCGACAAAAAGCAAGGGCTTCTTCCGCGACGTGAAACGTCGGATCGGTGACCAATTCGCCCCACCTGTGCGCTCCAGAAGTGTGGCGGTCGGGGGGATCGGATTGGCCCCTGAGAAGCTAAAGCTCTTCGTTCTTAATGTCCTGGATTTCTTGCCGGATTTCGTGGGACAACTTCTTCAGCTTCATGAGGCTCTTCCGGGCGCGTGTGCCGGCGGCCTTGTTGCCCTTTTCGTAAAACTTCATCAGGTCCTCCTCGGCACCCTCAAGGGTTTCGGACAGCTCGCTGTAGCGTTCCTCAAATGTACTCATGCGATAACCTCAACAAATGTGAGCGTGAATGACTCGATTGTGCAGCAAGAACATAATGGCCCCCTCAGCCGCTGTCAAGCCGGATCTCGGCCGGAGTACGGTCCCGATTGCGTCCGCGTCTGATTTGTCAGAAGGTTCAATCGGTGGGCTCCTTCGGGGGGCGGCTACGGCCGGACCCGCGTCCCCGTGGGCGCACTGCCGCCAAACAACCCTTGCAGGTTCGTGACCCGGACCGGCACCTCCGTCTCCACCAGGCGGCGCACGGCGGCCGGCTCCGGAACCGGGTGGTCGCCCAGGGCCGTGCTCTCAATCTCCGACTGCACCCCGCCCGTCTCGTCGGGCACCCCCGCAACGTCGGCGGTCGTCAGCACGCAAATCTCCGGCTCAAACGCCTCCCCCAGCGCCCGCGCCAACGCCCGCACGGCCGCCTCCGTCCCCACTTCGTGCACGGTTCCGGTGTCCGAGGCCTCGACAAGGGCGGACACGACCGGAACGACGTGTTGCTTGAGAAGGGCCGATAGCCACCCCACATTGGCCGCCTGCAGGGAGGCATCGTCGCCCAGCCGAAACAGACCGCGATCCACGCCCTGAATTCCTACGGTGGAGACGACCTCGTCGGTGAGTGCCGCCACAATGTCCTGGTTGACCTCCCGCACGGCCCGCTCCACCAGCCGCCGCTGGTCTTCGGTCTCCACGTCAATTACTCCGCCGCTGCGCTCCGGGAAATAGCCCTGCGCCTCCAGGGTGCGTTCCACCTTCTCGCCGCTTCCGTGCACCAGAACGCAGGTCGGCGCGTCCGTCCCCGCATTGGACAAGTGCTGGGCCAACGATTTGAGGAAGAGCTCGTCCCCAAGGTGATGCCGATCAAGGTACACGAGATAGAGGGATTGCATGGGGCGAAGACCTGCAGTGGAGCGTCGAGAGAAGATGCGCGTCGGTACACTACCAATGCACGCGGCACCGGCACGATTCGTCCCCGCGGCGTCTGCCGGTCCGCGATGGGCGGGGGACTGGTGGGGGGAAGGCGCAGTCA
This window encodes:
- a CDS encoding DUF3078 domain-containing protein, translating into MGVPASAQPGLPSLPNPQESPTSDTADAEWESELTGKISVSQAAYRNWQEGGVNSLSFTTSLDGATEQKGDRWAQAYSARFALGYINQEDQEVRKAEDRIRLQANLQYQGDGFFNTFSPTLAGDLRTQFAPGFAYSDNPYPDEAARSDEDLPVRTSSFFAPGTVTESIGLTYDPLDPLSLRLGVAAKQTVVAEPDFRVLYGVDPDNLVRSEAGGQFSANLDQQLSESIRYRSQLDVFFAVNQLDNPPDAVWDNVINLQVNDWITTDLEFVALFDEDTSSAIQIREAISVGVSFALL
- a CDS encoding histone H1, which codes for MSTFEERYSELSETLEGAEEDLMKFYEKGNKAAGTRARKSLMKLKKLSHEIRQEIQDIKNEEL
- a CDS encoding acetylglutamate kinase, with product MQSLYLVYLDRHHLGDELFLKSLAQHLSNAGTDAPTCVLVHGSGEKVERTLEAQGYFPERSGGVIDVETEDQRRLVERAVREVNQDIVAALTDEVVSTVGIQGVDRGLFRLGDDASLQAANVGWLSALLKQHVVPVVSALVEASDTGTVHEVGTEAAVRALARALGEAFEPEICVLTTADVAGVPDETGGVQSEIESTALGDHPVPEPAAVRRLVETEVPVRVTNLQGLFGGSAPTGTRVRP